DNA sequence from the Pempheris klunzingeri isolate RE-2024b chromosome 9, fPemKlu1.hap1, whole genome shotgun sequence genome:
ATAACGGAGCAGCGAATAAACTTAAAATGGTGGCTGCATATTTTACTGCTCAGCCTCCTTTTTGATGTTTCGTTTGGAGAAGTCCGTTACGTCCTTCCAGAGGAGATGCAGCGGGGATCTGTTATCGGAAATGTTGCTCGGGATCTGAGGCTGGAAGTGGCAGAGCTTGACGCTCGTCGAGCCCGCGTTGTGGCGGAGGGAACCAGCCAGCTGTGTGAACTGGACACTGCGTCAGGCAATCTTTTGATCAGCCAGCGGATAGACCGAGAGGAGCTCTGCGCACAAGCCAGTGTCTGCATCCTACAGTATCAGCTCTTACTCGAAGACCCCCTTCAAGCATACAGCTTAGTTTTGGACGTTGCAGATATAAATGACAACAGCCCAGTCTTTGCTGCAGGGGAGATAAAGCTAGATTTAGTCGAATCCACAGTTCTGGGGAGGCGTTTTCCACTGGAGAGCGCGCATGACCCCGATCTGGGAACCAACTCAGTCTGTGAATATAAACTGAGCCCGAATGATCATTTTGCACTGGAAATGAGCACCCAGATAAACGGCAATGCTTATCCGGAACTAGTTCTTCAAAAGGCATTGGACCGGGAGGCACAAGCTGAACATGTACTGAAAATCAATGGAATTGACGGAGGGAACCCAGTCAGAATAGGAACTGCCTCTATCCACATCCGTGTTTTGGACGCCAATGACAATGTCCCAGTTTTTAGCCAACGAGTTTATAAAGCCTCTATACCAGAGAACTCGGCCGTAGGGACTGTCTTAGCAACTCTGAATGCCACGGACTTAGATGAAGGTGTTTATGGAGAGATAACGTACTCTTTCAGCCACCTGTCAGACAAGATGGGAGGAGTTGTCGAAATTGACCCTCTGAGTGGAGAAGTTCGGGTGGCAGGTCTTATTGACTATGAGGAGGCTAGTACGCACGAGCTGGATGTGCAGGCTAAAGATGGCGGTGGTCAGGCCTCCCACTGTAAACTTATTATTGATGTAATTGATGTAAATGACAACGAGCCTGTGATAGAGATAAAGTCTTCCTCTGCTAACGTGGCTGAAGACTCTAAACCAGGAACTATGGTGGCTCTGATTAATATTTATGACCTGGACACTGGGAGCAGCGGGCGCGTCACGTGTACGATCTCAGATAATGTTCCTTTTAACTTTGTGTCAGAGGTAAAAAACTATTACATGCTAGTGACTGACGGGATACTAGACAGAGAATTTCAACCTGAGTATAACATCACAGTTACTGCCACTGATGCGggctccccctctctgtctagTGTAAAAGTTCTAACAATTGTGGTAAATGATATAAACGATAACACCCCGACTTTTACGCAGAGCCAGTACACTgccaacattttggaaaaccaACCCGTTGGCACGTTTGTGATGACAGTTAAAGCAGAGGACCTTGACGACGGTTCTAATGCTAAAACACTGTACCAAATATCGAGGGACACAAACTCAGAGGTGTCCTCCTTCCTTACCATCAACTCAGAAACAGGGGAGCTCTTCACATCCCGCCTCTTCGATTACGAACAGTCAGTTCACTTCCAAATTAAAGTGACAGCTAGGGATGGAGGAGACCCTCCACTCTCCACCACCTGCACTGTAAACGTGTTTATTAAGGACCAAAATGACAATGCACCCGTTGTCCTATATCCTGTCCAAACCTCCGGGTACATTGCTGAGGATATGGTGCCAGCTGAAGCGCCTAGAGGTTACCTTGTTACTAAGGTGGTAGCTGTAGACGCCGACTCTGGCCATAACGCCTGGCTCTCCTACAGAATAATCAAAGCAACGCGGCCTAACCTGTTTGTGGTCGGTCTGCACACAGGAGAAATCAGAACCGTGCGAGCGTTTGTGGAGGACGACGAACCGAAACAAACTGTGGTCATTTCAGTGACAGATAACGGGCGCGAATCTCTGTCCGCCACCGCCACGGTCAGCGTAGTAATTGGTGACGGGATCCCTGTTTTAAACGAACTCTTTGAGTTCGCAGGCGAATCACAGGACAGCAACAACTTAAGGCTGTACCTGATTATCGCCCTGAtatctgtttcctctcttttcatccTTTT
Encoded proteins:
- the LOC139207670 gene encoding protocadherin beta-15, whose translation is MAKDLGLETLALSNRRARIDTDGSDKRYLSATDADEGVNGDVTYDFGHVTEDVKKIFSIDRKSVNLKSVTNPIPENVSPGTEVGIINVQDRDSERQLDRELVSDYNITISATDEGSPPLSSSKNVQLSVADINDNPPVFEEQSYSAYGAPVSSYVSVNGDTGVIHAVRSFDYEQLRSFKVQVMARDNGSPPLSSNVTVSVFISDVNDNSPQILYPTPEGNSFMTELVPKAAHGGSLVSKVIAVDADSGQNAWLSYHIVKSTDPGLFTIGVHSGEIRTQRDISESDSMKQNLIVAVKDNGQPSLSATCSMYLLISDNLAEVPELKDISYDEKNSKLTSYLIIALVSVSTFFLTFIIIILGVRFCRRRKPRLLFDGAVAIPSAYLPPNYADVDGTGTLRSAYNYDAYLTTGSRTSDFKFVSSYNDNTLPADQTLRKSPTDFAEVFGDCDASPERINLKWWLHILLLSLLFDVSFGEVRYVLPEEMQRGSVIGNVARDLRLEVAELDARRARVVAEGTSQLCELDTASGNLLISQRIDREELCAQASVCILQYQLLLEDPLQAYSLVLDVADINDNSPVFAAGEIKLDLVESTVLGRRFPLESAHDPDLGTNSVCEYKLSPNDHFALEMSTQINGNAYPELVLQKALDREAQAEHVLKINGIDGGNPVRIGTASIHIRVLDANDNVPVFSQRVYKASIPENSAVGTVLATLNATDLDEGVYGEITYSFSHLSDKMGGVVEIDPLSGEVRVAGLIDYEEASTHELDVQAKDGGGQASHCKLIIDVIDVNDNEPVIEIKSSSANVAEDSKPGTMVALINIYDLDTGSSGRVTCTISDNVPFNFVSEVKNYYMLVTDGILDREFQPEYNITVTATDAGSPSLSSVKVLTIVVNDINDNTPTFTQSQYTANILENQPVGTFVMTVKAEDLDDGSNAKTLYQISRDTNSEVSSFLTINSETGELFTSRLFDYEQSVHFQIKVTARDGGDPPLSTTCTVNVFIKDQNDNAPVVLYPVQTSGYIAEDMVPAEAPRGYLVTKVVAVDADSGHNAWLSYRIIKATRPNLFVVGLHTGEIRTVRAFVEDDEPKQTVVISVTDNGRESLSATATVSVVIGDGIPVLNELFEFAGESQDSNNLRLYLIIALISVSSLFILLISGVFYFKLCRRGYVYRSTTTNLPVFPTTYCPPSFTDLSRCGTLLKDDRYDSFLTTGSWRGDFRFGSNTDTDTLKKRSAAYQKNTIRRASTDRASLKVRAAAPHPCYVIK